One window from the genome of Anopheles merus strain MAF chromosome 3R, AmerM5.1, whole genome shotgun sequence encodes:
- the LOC121595743 gene encoding beta-ureidopropionase-like produces MSESNFKSLEATLNKHIPPEELREVKRVLYGRTDDNELQFSEETISLAKDVDIELKGYVFSARKEDLRRPRIVRVAAIQNTVDIPTTAPIHVQRDALHEKISNILRVAVTAGVNIVCLQEAWTMPFAFCTREKFPWCEFAEDVENGPTTKMLKELAKQYNMVIISPILERDTNHHDTIWNTAVVISNNGTFIGKHRKNHIPRVGDFNESTYYFEGDTGHPVFDTQFGRIAINICYGRHHPQNWMMFGINGAEIVFNPSATVGALSEPLWGIEARNAAIANGYFTVAINRVGTEVFPNEFTSGNGLPAHKDFGPFYGSSYVAAPDGSRTPGLSRDKDGLLVVEIELNLCRQIKDFWGFQMTQRLPLYAESLAKAVKPDYKPQIIRES; encoded by the exons ATGTCTGAATCAAATTTTAAAAGCCTAGAAGCCACCCTTAACAAACATATTCCTCCGGAAGAGCTACGAGAGGTGAAACGTGTGCTTTATGGAAGGACGGACGA CAATGAGCTGCAATTTTCCGAAGAAACCATTTCATTGGCCAAGGATGTTGATATCGAGCTGAAAGGTTACGTTTTTAGCGCCCGCAAAGAGGACCTGCGACGGCCAAGAATAGTGCGAGTGGCCGCCATCCAGAATACGGTAGACATACCGACCACGGCTCCGATTCATGTGCAGCGTGATGCACTGCATGAGAAGATTTCCAACATTTTGCGCGTCGCCGTAACTGCCGGGGTCAACATCGTATGCCTGCAGGAAGCATGGA CTATGCCATTTGCATTCTGTACACGCGAAAAGTTCCCGTGGTGTGAATTTGCCGAAGATGTAGAGAATGGACCAACAACAAAGATGCTGAAGGAGCTGGCGAAACAGTACAATATGGTCATCATTTCACCGATCCTGGAACGTGATACTAATCATCACGATACAATCTGGAATACGGCTGTGGTCATTTCGAACAACGGTACCTTCATTGGCAAGCACCGAAAGAATCACATTCCACGTGTGGGTGATTTTAATGAGTCGACCTACTACTTTGAGGGTGATACCGGTCATCCGGTGTTCGATACACAGTTTGGTCGCATAGCGATTAATATTTGTTACGGACGCCACCATCCCCAAAATTGGATGATGTTTGGTATTAACGGAGCAGAGATAGTGTTCAACCCATCTGCTACG GTTGGAGCGCTCAGTGAGCCTCTGTGGGGTATCGAAGCACGAAACGCGGCCATCGCTAACGGTTACTTTACGGTAGCAATCAACCGTGTTGGGACGGAGGTGTTCCCGAACGAATTCACTTCTGGAAATGGACTGCCGGCGCACAAAGATTTTGGCCCGTTCTATGGATCGTCCTATGTGGCTGCACCGGATGGATCTCGTACACCCGGTCTATCGCGGGACAAGGATGGTCTCCTCGTAGTAGAGATCGAACTGAACCTCTGCCGCCAGATAAAAGACTTCTGGGGATTCCAAATGACGCAGCGTTTGCCACTTTACGCTGAAAGCCTTGCGAAGGCAGTTAAACCCGACTATAAACCGCAAATAATTCGAGAAAGTTAA